The DNA segment GAGCCATCTCAAAGTTACCCTGGGACTCAAAAACGCGGCCCTGAGCGATACGAGGATCTTCTGCCATTGCCTGGGAAGCGGCAAACAGGCATGCTACTGCAAAAAGACAAAACTTCTTATTCATAGGAATAAATCTAACAAAAATAAAGCGTGTAAGTCGTTGTCGGCCAACGAGTTACGTGCTTTTCGGCAGCTTTTTCAGGTTTATAGGATTTTACCACTCGCCCACTTCCAAACGGACCGCGTTTTTTTATCTTGTGGACATGACTCGTTTACTGATCTATATGCTTCCTGGCGTCCTGCTGGACATTTTGCTGCTCCTTGCAAATGCATTCCTGGTACCTGAACACATCCAGGCCTCGGATTGGTACAACGTGTTCCTGCCCCTGTTGCAGATTTTCGCAATTGTTATCCCCTGCGTTATCTATTACATCAAGATGCCACCCGGGCAGGACACCCGCCCGTAAAAAAACTGCAAAGCCCTGCGGCCACCAGCAGCCCACTTGCAAAGTCTTGGTTTTAGAACCAGAGCACTACGTTTCCGTAGCATTCCTTTTCGTCAAAGAGCTTGAATCCCAGCTGGTAGGACACATGGTCCACCAGATAGTTAATATACGGCGCGAAGACGTACTGCATCTTGGCACCCCTTAAGAAGTGCTTATGCAGCTTCATATGATTAGTACTAGGGGTAACATCACTCAGTTCGCTACCGGTGTCAGTACCTTTCCAGAGCCACTTGTTGTGGAGCACCACTCTAAACCGGTTGTTGTACTGAGCGTAAAGAGACCAGTCGACAGCCTGGCTGTTGGGGCCATTGGGATTACCCACCGGGCGGGCAGCATGGGCCGCCTGGGCAGAGTTCTGCACAAAGTGAGTATAGACATACGGTTCCACGCGGGAGTATTCTGCAACGGTGCCGGCCCAAAGCCTGCGGCCCAGAACATCGAAGTTCTTATCCAGCTGAACGCCCGCCATCCAAGCCCACTTGGCTTCGATATTATCGTTCTTTACAAGACTCACCGGGCTTTCCATGTCGTCCAGCAGGAATTCCGTGTACACGCGGCCGATTCCCAGGAACCTGTATTCCGCATCAAAGGCCAGTTCCCCGTTGTTGGAATTTTCGGAGAAGTTCCCCTTTTCCATAAACAGAGGCACCGTAGGAATAAAAAGCCAGGGTTGATTATTATCGTAAAGGAAAGTAGCCTCACTAATGCCCAAGGTAAAGCTCTTGCTGCGGAATTCATAGCGGTGACCATACAAATCACGATCCTTGGACATGGCGCTAGTCAGCTGCTGACGAACCGGTTCCGGGATACCCATGGGAGCTTCCCATCCCCAAGGTGCAACCCTCAAGCTACCATAAAAGGAATAGACACGAAGGGGGCCCAGATCCAGGTTTACAGACAACATATCGTAAGGGAACGAGGATCGGTTAAAGACCAAGTTGTTGTACACACCCGGACCAAAATGCTCCCGATCGTAGCCAGCCTTCACCTGAATCCAGGGCAGCTTATAGCCAATATGTCCCGTGTATTGCAGTTCCTTATAGCTGCGCATATTGCGGTTATCGTAATTGTCAAAAGCCAGGTTCAAGGCAAAGTCGAACTGTTTCTTGTGACCCGTCAAATATGCACCCACATACCCGCGAGGGTTGGTGGTATCGCGCACAGCCTCGCTCTGGATAGCACCACCACCTGCATAAGGATTGGCGGACAAATGCCAGTCACGGCCTCCAATACCCAAAATAGGCCTTTCGGGACCGGGCCTATAGTTACGCATAAAAAGACCAGCCTCGGACTGGTTGGTACCAGGAGTCAAATCTAGCTGGAAAACTTCGCCAACAGCGGCACTCGCAAAACCACAAGCGGCAAGGAACAAGCTCGAAAAAAATCTAGACTTCATATTGCAAAAGATAATTTTTTTTAACACAATCACACCACAAAAAAAGACCTCTGCATTTGGGCAGAGGTCTTTTTTCATAGCCGACCCTGAAACGAGTTCAGGGTGACATTCGGCATGACAGTCAAGTTAGTTCTGGTAGGGAACCAGTTCCACACGGCGGTTCTTTTCGCGACCAGCCTTGTCCTTGTTGTCTGCGATAGGCTTGGTAGCGCCAAAGCCAACTGCGCGGAGGCGGCCGGATTCAACACCCTTCTTGACGAAGTAGTCCACCACGGCCTGGGCGCGATCCTGAGACAGCTTCTGGTTGGTAGCGTCGGAACCCAGTTCGTCAGTATGACCCTGGACTTCCAGGTTTGCTTCCGGAATCTGCTTCATGAGCTTAACGATATCGTCCAGAGTGCCGTAGCTGTTCTTGGTCAGCTTGGCAGAGTTCAGCTTGAACTGAATACCCTTCTTCAATTCGTCCAGGTTTTCCTTCTTGCGGACCGGGCAGCCATCTTCCTTGACCTTGATACCAGGCAAGGTATTGGGGCACTTGTCCTTAGAGTCAGGAACGCCATCCTGGTCGTAGTCCAGGTCGCAACCCACGGAGTCAACGCCTACACCCTGTTCGGTAGAGGGGCACTTGTCAATACCATCAGGTACGCCATCCTTGTCGCCATCCAGAGAGCAGCCCAGAGAATCAACAGGCAGGCCAGCCGGAGTATTGGGGCACTTATCCTTCATGTCAGGAACGCCGTCCTTATCGAAGTCCAGCGGGCAACCAGTGTCATCGATAGTGATGCCAGCGGCAGTACCGGGGCACTTATCCTTGTCATCAGGTACGCCATCCTTATCGCTATCCAGAGAGCAACCATTTACATCCACCTGAGCGCCTTCCGGAGTGTTGGGGCACTGGTCCTTAGAATCCAGAACGCCATCCTTGTCGAAGTCAGCTTCGCAGCCATCCGGACCCACAGGTACGCCAGCAGCGGTACCCGGGCACTTATCAATACCATCAGCAACACCATCCTTATCCGTATCGATGGGGCAACCCGTGGAATCCACCTGAGCGCCTTCCGGAGTTTTGGGGCAGTTGTCCTTAAGGTCAACGATGCCATCCTTATCGCTATCGGTACGGGCCAGGGAATCTTCACGCATTGCACGAGCCTGCAGCAAGGAATCCAAACGAGCCTGAGCGGCAGAGTCTACAGCGAAGGAACGAGCTGCGAGCAATACCGGATCTTCGTCGTCGCCACCAAAGCGGTAAACCAAGGTAGCAGCACCAGCATAAAGCGGAGAAGAAGCATAACCATAGGTAGAACGACGACCGTGTTCATCATAACGTTTGATGATGATTTCATCCGCATCCTTCATTTCTTCCTTCATCTTGTACAGCGGGTTCTTTACGTTACGCAAGGCAACTTCCAAGCCCACACCCAGGTCCAGAGAACGGCTCAGGTGGAAACGGAAACCCGGAGTAAAGAAGTTAGGTTCGTTCATGAACTTAAAGGCATAGTCCCCGGTCACCAGCATTTCGCCAGAGTATTCCAGGAAGGCATCCACCTTGGGGTGGATAAACCAGTTCAGACCGGTACTATAGGTCAAGGCATTCGGATAAGCATCTTCCAGCACATAGACAAAGCCTACCTGGGTATTCCAACGGAGCGGAGTACCACGCTTGGTCCAGTCAGCAGTCATGATCAAGTCCGCACCGATGGTGGGAGCATTTGCGGTATAAGGTTCAGTAAAGCCGTCCTTAGCAATATACCACACATGGCGAGGACGGATACCAGAAGCGGTTTCACCAATGGCAGCGGTTGCGCGGACCATGGCACCAAAGCTCCACACGGAACTATCGCTGGTAAAGGGCAGGGCAAACTTGACCCAGCCTTCAAAATCACCCAGACCAATGGTGGTCATGTGATGAACTTCTTCCAAACCGGTCTTAGAACCTGCATAGTCATAGTTCAGGGACTGGTTAACACCCAGGTCCATCCACTTAAACAGGCCCATAGAAAAGTTGAAATTACCGGCAAAGGAGCCATCGATATCGTAAATACCGAAATCCTTACCGCTAGCATCCTTAACGATACCGCCCTTAGCCAGGGACCAGCTATCCAAGGAAACATTACCACCGGTACCCAGTTCAAAATGCCACTGACCCATGGTATTGGCATTGTACTGGTGCAAACCGTCCTTACCACCGGTCATGCCGTTCTGTGCAAAAACGACACCGGCAGCCAACAGAGAAGCTGCAAGAAGTTTTTTCATTTCTAATTCCTTCCTAAAAAAACTGAAGCAAATATAATAACTTACATTTTGCTTTCAAAGACTCGTTTTTTGTAAAACACTCCCTAAAACAGAAACATTGTTATATTTCAACCCATAATGAACCCCCTGTTCGAAGAATTCTTCAGCCTTTTACGCTTTTCCCTCGGAATCGAAGCAGACTCCTCCTCGAGTCATTCCGAAACCACACTCCGTCATCCTGAGCGGAGCGCAAGCGAAGTCGAAGGATCCAGCAACGCCCCCAAACAGCCATTCACCCACGTCCTTACAGCAGAAGAATGGCGCTGGTTCCACGAGCAGGCCAAGCGCCAGTGTCTTTTAGGCGTTCTTTACAAGGGCATCGAGAAACTCCCCGCCGATCACCGCCCGCCCCGAGACCTTTTGCTCCGCTGGTCCTTAGAGGCCAACCAGATTGCCGCCATGAACACCCACATGAACGAGACCGCGGCAAGGGTCACAAAATTATTCGACGAAAAAGGAGTTCGTTCCGTAATCCTTAAAGGCCAGGCCAACGCCCGCCTCTATCCGGACCCTAGTTCCCGCCAGGCAGGCGACATCGACATCCTTGTGCAAGGCGGCCGCAAGCGAGTAATTGCATTGCTAAAGGAAATGGACCTGGCGGAAGGCTTAGAGAACACAGACTTCTCGGACATCCATGCGCACCTGAAACCGGAACTCTTCGGCGGCATAACCGTGGAAGTCCACTACGCCCCCACCTACAACAATTCCCCCTTCAGCACCAGGCGCATGCTCAAGTACCTCGACGGGGAATTGGTCAAGGCGAATCCGGTTGCCGAGGGGTTCAACGTACCCCCCGCCACCTTCGCCCTCGTAATGCAGCTATCCCACCTCATGCGACACTTCTATAGCGAAGGCGTAGGCCTCCGTCAACTGGTAGATTACTACCTGCTACTCAAAAACAGCACCCAGGCCGACCGCGTGCAAGCCTCCGCGCAACTGAAAAACTGCGGCCTCCGGCAAATGGCCGGCGCCATGATGTGGACAATGCAGCGCGTGTTCCGCATGCCCCGCGAGCAAATGATCTGCCCGCCCGACCCCTGGCGTGGAAATCAGCTCTTCGGGAACGTGGTTTCCGGCGGCAATTTCGGCAAGTACTCCAGGGAACACAACCTGCCCACATTCCTCCGCTGGCTCGCCGACCGTATGCGCCCCCTCAAGAGGTTCCGCTTCTGCGCCGGAGAATCCCTGTGGCACGAAGCCCGCTACATCCGCACCTTCGTCCAGTACATTCCCAAGCGCATCAAGCACCGCAAAATATCAGTGCGAAAAGTACACTAAATCTTTGTTGGTTCGTCTATTAAGACAAGAAACGTTATTGAAAGGCAATAAAAAAACAGCACTACAATTAGCGCTGGCATCGAGCCCTCGGAAGGTGCATCAACTTTTTGCGACGCACCATCCTAGGCCTAGGATCGACATCAACTTTTTGCGGATCGTGTCGCTCTTAGAACTGTTCGAAGAATTCGTGTACAGCCTTGGGCACCCAGGTGCTTTCCCAGTTCCAGCCCACGCTCATGTTACCCGTATCATGTGCGGTCCACTGATGGTCTCCGGGCCAGCTGCAGAACTTGACCGGGAATCGTTCGTCCACCGTCTTGAAATCGTGGCAGGTGTGGCCAGTGTTGCCCTGGTTCTCGACCATCTTTTCGCCGCTGGCGTCGGTAAATTGACTGTCACCGTCAGAAGCCTTGCCGTTCTTCTTGAGAATGCGAGGGAGGGCGCTATTCTTGGCGCGGTTATAGTCGCAACGGCCGTCGTTCTGCCCATGAACATTCATCCAGGCCACAGGCAGGTTCTTGTCGGTGCCGTTTTCCTGAGGGAGCCAGATGTTGTAATCGGCCACGGCGTAGGTGGCGGCGGCACGGATACGATCCTGGTAGTCCTGCATCAGGGAGTAGGAGAACATGGCGCCAAAGCTAAAGCCCGTAATGAACACGCGGCTGGTATCGATACAGTAGTTGTCCTCGATGGTGGTCAAAGCCTTGCCGAAAAAGTCGTGGTCGCCCTGGCCCTTGTTCCAGAGGCCGCCCACAGCCTGGAGGGAGGCG comes from the Fibrobacter sp. UWR4 genome and includes:
- a CDS encoding OmpA family protein; amino-acid sequence: MKKLLAASLLAAGVVFAQNGMTGGKDGLHQYNANTMGQWHFELGTGGNVSLDSWSLAKGGIVKDASGKDFGIYDIDGSFAGNFNFSMGLFKWMDLGVNQSLNYDYAGSKTGLEEVHHMTTIGLGDFEGWVKFALPFTSDSSVWSFGAMVRATAAIGETASGIRPRHVWYIAKDGFTEPYTANAPTIGADLIMTADWTKRGTPLRWNTQVGFVYVLEDAYPNALTYSTGLNWFIHPKVDAFLEYSGEMLVTGDYAFKFMNEPNFFTPGFRFHLSRSLDLGVGLEVALRNVKNPLYKMKEEMKDADEIIIKRYDEHGRRSTYGYASSPLYAGAATLVYRFGGDDEDPVLLAARSFAVDSAAQARLDSLLQARAMREDSLARTDSDKDGIVDLKDNCPKTPEGAQVDSTGCPIDTDKDGVADGIDKCPGTAAGVPVGPDGCEADFDKDGVLDSKDQCPNTPEGAQVDVNGCSLDSDKDGVPDDKDKCPGTAAGITIDDTGCPLDFDKDGVPDMKDKCPNTPAGLPVDSLGCSLDGDKDGVPDGIDKCPSTEQGVGVDSVGCDLDYDQDGVPDSKDKCPNTLPGIKVKEDGCPVRKKENLDELKKGIQFKLNSAKLTKNSYGTLDDIVKLMKQIPEANLEVQGHTDELGSDATNQKLSQDRAQAVVDYFVKKGVESGRLRAVGFGATKPIADNKDKAGREKNRRVELVPYQN
- a CDS encoding nucleotidyltransferase family protein, yielding MNPLFEEFFSLLRFSLGIEADSSSSHSETTLRHPERSASEVEGSSNAPKQPFTHVLTAEEWRWFHEQAKRQCLLGVLYKGIEKLPADHRPPRDLLLRWSLEANQIAAMNTHMNETAARVTKLFDEKGVRSVILKGQANARLYPDPSSRQAGDIDILVQGGRKRVIALLKEMDLAEGLENTDFSDIHAHLKPELFGGITVEVHYAPTYNNSPFSTRRMLKYLDGELVKANPVAEGFNVPPATFALVMQLSHLMRHFYSEGVGLRQLVDYYLLLKNSTQADRVQASAQLKNCGLRQMAGAMMWTMQRVFRMPREQMICPPDPWRGNQLFGNVVSGGNFGKYSREHNLPTFLRWLADRMRPLKRFRFCAGESLWHEARYIRTFVQYIPKRIKHRKISVRKVH